The Danio rerio strain Tuebingen ecotype United States chromosome 1, GRCz12tu, whole genome shotgun sequence genome includes a region encoding these proteins:
- the ube2kb gene encoding ubiquitin-conjugating enzyme E2Kb (UBC1 homolog, yeast), whose protein sequence is MANIAVQRIKREFKEVLKSEETSKNQIKVDLVDENFTELKGEIAGPPDTPYEGGRYQLEIKIPETYPFNPPKVRFITKIWHPNISSVTGAICLDILKDQWAAAMTLRTVLLSLQALLAAAEPDDPQDAVVANQYKQNPEMFKQTARLWSHVYAGAPVSSPEYTRKIDKLCAMGFDKNAVIVALSSKSWDVETATELLLSN, encoded by the exons ATGGCAAATATCGCTGTGCAGAGGATCAAGCGAGAGTTTAAAGAAGTGCTGAAAAGCGAAGAG ACgagtaaaaatcaaataaaagtagATCTGGTGGATGAAAACTTCACAGAGTTAAAGGGAGAAATAGCAGGACCGCCAGACACACCATATGAAG ggGGAAGatatcaactagaaatcaagatCCCTGAGACGTATCCATTTAATCCACCCAAG GTGCGGTTTATTACTAAGATCTGGCATCCCAATATAAGTTCTGTTACCGGGGCGATATGTTTGGACATTTTAAAAGACCAGTG GGCTGCTGCTATGACTCTGCGAACAGTTCTGCTCTCACTACAGGCTCTGTTAGCTGCAGCAGAGCCCGATGATCCACAGGACGCTGTGGTAGCCAATCAG tataagCAGAATCCAGAAATGTTCAAACAAACTGCTCGTCTCTGGTCTCACGTTTACGCTGGTGCTCCTGTGTCCAGTCCAGAGTACACACGCAAAATAGACAAACTTTGTGCAATGGGCTTTGACAAA AATGCAGTAATAGTAGCCTTGTCCTCAAAATCATGGGACGTGGAGACGGCGACAGAGCTGCTACTAAGCAACTGA